In Gemmatimonadota bacterium, one DNA window encodes the following:
- the coaBC gene encoding bifunctional phosphopantothenoylcysteine decarboxylase/phosphopantothenate--cysteine ligase CoaBC produces MSRLKGRRIVLGVTGSISAYKAAEVVRGLVREQADVRVVMTREAGAFVGAVTFSALTAHPVAVEQFPETGMAGEEHVDLAVWADTVAIAPATANIIGKMANGLGDDLLSTVMLACEAPCCLAPAMNFRMWRNEAVQSNLDRLRSRGVHVIEPEFGLLANGEEGDGRLAAPEQIVEAVAILADPDHDLAGCNVLVSAGPTAEDIDPVRCVTNRSSGKMGYALARAAARRGASVTLVAGPTHLQDPYGVAVEHVRTAGEMREAVLANREGQHAVIMAAAVADYRPGVQAPRKTKKTEERLTLEMTRTTDILAEVAADRPPVLIGFAAETHDGLDYARRKRADKDLDLVVYNDLTAEGAGFETDTNIVTLIHRDGREESLPLQSKSDVADRVMDEVAALLRNREVVPA; encoded by the coding sequence ATGTCCAGGTTGAAAGGACGCCGGATCGTCCTCGGCGTGACCGGCAGTATATCGGCCTACAAGGCGGCCGAAGTAGTCCGCGGACTCGTCCGGGAACAGGCAGACGTCCGGGTGGTGATGACCCGTGAAGCCGGCGCGTTCGTCGGTGCCGTAACCTTTAGCGCGCTGACCGCCCATCCCGTGGCCGTCGAGCAGTTTCCCGAAACCGGGATGGCCGGTGAAGAACACGTCGATCTCGCGGTCTGGGCCGATACGGTGGCCATCGCGCCCGCCACGGCCAATATCATCGGCAAGATGGCGAACGGGCTGGGGGACGACCTGCTCTCCACCGTGATGCTGGCCTGCGAGGCGCCCTGCTGCCTGGCGCCGGCCATGAATTTCCGCATGTGGAGAAACGAAGCCGTCCAGTCGAATCTCGACCGCCTCAGGAGTCGGGGCGTGCACGTCATCGAACCGGAATTCGGCCTGCTGGCCAACGGCGAAGAGGGGGACGGGAGGCTGGCGGCGCCGGAACAGATCGTGGAAGCGGTCGCCATCCTTGCCGATCCCGATCATGACCTGGCCGGATGCAACGTACTGGTGAGCGCCGGCCCCACGGCGGAGGACATCGATCCCGTCCGGTGCGTAACGAACCGCTCCAGCGGAAAGATGGGTTACGCCCTCGCAAGGGCCGCGGCCCGGCGAGGCGCATCGGTCACCCTCGTAGCGGGACCCACGCACCTCCAGGATCCTTACGGGGTCGCCGTGGAACACGTCCGGACCGCCGGTGAAATGCGCGAAGCCGTCCTGGCCAACCGTGAAGGCCAGCATGCCGTGATCATGGCTGCGGCCGTGGCGGATTACCGGCCGGGCGTCCAGGCCCCCCGGAAGACGAAAAAGACGGAGGAACGTCTTACGCTGGAAATGACGCGGACCACCGATATCCTCGCGGAAGTGGCCGCCGACCGGCCGCCCGTGCTGATCGGCTTTGCCGCGGAGACCCATGACGGTCTCGACTACGCGCGCCGGAAGCGGGCGGACAAGGACCTGGACCTGGTGGTCTACAACGACCTCACCGCCGAGGGCGCCGGGTTCGAGACGGATACCAACATCGTCACCCTGATACACCGCGACGGCCGCGAGGAATCCCTGCCCCTGCAATCCAAGTCCGACGTGGCGGACCGCGTCATGGACGAAGTCGCCGCCCTGCTGAGAAACCGGGAAGTCGTTCCCGCATGA
- a CDS encoding guanylate kinase — translation MRKSAIPSSRPRKSWRRSANRCRTLSDSVAPGSAEAKGFCLVLSAPSGTGKTTIGELLTTGDPTIVRSVSMTTRKKRPNERDGIDYRFVSADEFKEKIRQGAFLEWAEVYDGVLYGTPRDAVERVIRSGGVALLVIDVQGGGAVKAIFPEAVLVFLIPPSLDSLSRRLKQRGLETDDQIRKRLDKARTEMKYLPAYDYGVDNEDGKQQSTVDAIRGIIATERRRISRWEQP, via the coding sequence ATACGGAAATCAGCCATTCCGTCATCCAGGCCAAGGAAGAGTTGGAGAAGGTCCGCGAACAGGTGCAGAACATTGAGTGATTCCGTCGCGCCCGGTAGCGCGGAGGCAAAGGGGTTCTGCCTGGTCCTCTCCGCACCGTCGGGCACGGGAAAGACCACGATCGGCGAGTTGCTTACGACCGGAGACCCGACCATCGTCCGGTCCGTATCCATGACGACCCGAAAGAAGCGGCCGAACGAGCGGGACGGGATCGATTACCGGTTTGTCAGCGCGGACGAATTCAAGGAGAAGATACGGCAGGGCGCCTTTCTCGAATGGGCGGAAGTTTATGACGGCGTGCTGTACGGCACCCCACGGGACGCCGTCGAGCGCGTCATCCGGTCCGGGGGCGTGGCCCTGCTGGTCATCGATGTCCAGGGTGGAGGAGCCGTCAAGGCCATATTCCCGGAGGCCGTTCTCGTCTTCCTGATTCCGCCTTCCCTGGACAGCCTGTCGCGGCGGTTGAAACAGCGCGGCCTGGAAACGGACGATCAGATCCGCAAGCGGTTGGATAAGGCGCGCACCGAGATGAAGTACCTGCCCGCGTATGACTACGGGGTCGACAATGAAGATGGCAAGCAGCAGTCCACCGTTGACGCCATTAGGGGGATCATAGCCACCGAACGGCGTCGCATCAGCCGATGGGAGCAGCCATGA
- a CDS encoding YicC family protein, translated as MICSMTGYGAGESDLAGVRTVVELRSVNGRFCDIAVRLPKSLGSLEGRVRAYVQDHVTRGNVSVSVRCDDGDSSAHGIRIDAEAGRKYCDALRQLKDELGVSGEVSLEMVAAYPGLVSPEADEVDPAERWKGIEAALERALVAFTDMKRNEGKALEADLRGRIEAILALLRSIEDRSPGRVAEFRERLRHRIEGLLDDGPVDPQRMAMEITLFAERSDVTEECVRLNAHCGAFLEALGDDGSPGRRLNFLIQEMNREINTIGSKSNDTEISHSVIQAKEELEKVREQVQNIE; from the coding sequence ATGATATGCAGCATGACTGGATACGGCGCCGGGGAATCCGACCTCGCCGGCGTCCGCACCGTCGTCGAACTGCGTTCGGTTAACGGCCGGTTCTGCGACATCGCGGTAAGGCTGCCGAAGTCTCTGGGTTCGCTGGAGGGCCGCGTGCGCGCGTACGTGCAGGACCACGTGACGCGGGGCAACGTTTCCGTGTCCGTCCGGTGCGACGACGGCGATTCAAGCGCCCACGGGATACGGATCGACGCGGAGGCCGGAAGGAAGTACTGCGACGCGCTGAGGCAGCTCAAGGACGAGCTCGGCGTATCGGGCGAGGTCTCCCTCGAAATGGTCGCGGCCTACCCGGGCCTGGTGTCGCCGGAAGCCGACGAAGTCGACCCGGCCGAGCGCTGGAAGGGTATCGAGGCCGCCCTGGAGCGCGCGCTTGTCGCCTTCACGGACATGAAGCGAAACGAGGGAAAGGCGCTCGAAGCGGACCTGCGCGGCAGGATCGAAGCCATACTGGCCTTGCTGCGTTCGATCGAGGACCGGTCGCCGGGCCGCGTGGCCGAGTTCCGGGAACGCCTGCGCCATCGGATCGAGGGCCTGCTCGACGACGGACCGGTCGACCCGCAGCGCATGGCCATGGAGATCACTCTGTTTGCGGAGCGGAGCGACGTGACCGAGGAATGCGTCCGCCTGAACGCCCATTGCGGTGCCTTCCTGGAAGCGCTGGGGGACGACGGGAGTCCGGGCAGGCGCCTCAACTTCCTCATCCAGGAAATGAACCGGGAGATCAACACCATCGGATCCAAGAGCAACGATACGGAAATCAGCCATTCCGTCATCCAGGCCAAGGAAGAGTTGGAGAAGGTCCGCGAACAGGTGCAGAACATTGAGTGA
- a CDS encoding fibronectin-binding domain-containing protein gives MDALVLQAVKDESRELEGSRIVAVEQHAPMEIGLVLKTSTGRRVLSLSVQPSFSRVHLSDAAKKGAASSALLAALRDHLVPGVLEKVDVAPFERVVQLHCRGRSSPGPGRYRLIAELIGNRGIMVFLSDPDRVILETLRRIRGTERELVPGETYTFPPPMKKTPLDEATRELLAGTDRLETLATPEELARHLTATFAGLSRDMAQEVLARAGLSDATGGLADTDGEDRVVRIWHSLEELVRRVRARDWTPCIGRSQDGRARVLSAVPVHSLPAAQVERHESASVAVERFYEERMAEEAFKQRLQKVQRALRDEIRRLERLTENLGKDLVHVEQEEEYRRYGELITSHLARLKAGSTEAQVEDYFSGDREVVSIPMKPNLSPAENARWYFRQARKARDGRKAVAQRIARARKRLEEVTGIREKLGCGDDEERLEKAHRACIRLDLVKAPRETGTSKTGASKRPRKKAGQDIHPRRYLTSSGHLLLVGRNSRENEALTKSAAPDDIWLHARNLGGSHVILRREDKTQMPSRKTLHEAACLAAWYSKGRGSTTVPVDYTERRYVRKMKNGSPGQVVFTREKTLFVEPGLALRQADTPGTA, from the coding sequence ATGGACGCCCTGGTGTTACAGGCCGTGAAAGACGAAAGCAGGGAGCTGGAAGGGTCGCGTATTGTGGCCGTCGAGCAGCACGCACCCATGGAAATCGGTCTCGTCCTGAAGACGAGCACGGGCAGGCGCGTGCTGTCGCTTTCCGTGCAGCCGAGTTTCTCCCGGGTACATCTGTCGGATGCCGCGAAGAAGGGCGCGGCCTCGTCCGCGCTGCTCGCCGCGCTGCGGGACCATCTCGTTCCTGGCGTGCTGGAGAAGGTCGACGTGGCACCCTTCGAACGGGTGGTGCAACTCCATTGCAGGGGCCGGTCCTCGCCGGGACCGGGCCGGTACCGCCTGATCGCAGAACTCATCGGGAACCGGGGGATCATGGTCTTCCTTTCCGATCCGGACCGCGTTATCCTGGAGACCCTCAGGCGCATCCGGGGCACGGAAAGGGAACTGGTCCCCGGCGAGACCTACACGTTCCCGCCGCCGATGAAGAAAACACCGCTCGACGAAGCCACGCGCGAACTGCTGGCCGGGACGGACCGCCTGGAGACGTTGGCGACGCCCGAGGAACTGGCGCGGCATTTGACCGCCACCTTCGCGGGACTGTCCAGGGATATGGCCCAGGAGGTCCTGGCCCGGGCGGGCCTGTCGGACGCGACGGGTGGTCTTGCGGACACGGACGGTGAGGACCGCGTCGTCCGGATCTGGCATAGCCTGGAGGAGCTTGTCCGCCGCGTGAGGGCACGGGACTGGACACCCTGCATCGGGAGATCGCAGGACGGCCGGGCCCGCGTCCTTTCCGCGGTCCCGGTCCATTCTCTGCCCGCGGCGCAGGTAGAACGCCACGAATCCGCCAGCGTCGCCGTGGAACGTTTCTACGAAGAACGGATGGCCGAAGAAGCGTTCAAGCAGCGGTTGCAGAAGGTACAGCGCGCCCTGCGCGATGAGATCCGGCGCCTGGAACGCCTGACGGAGAACCTGGGAAAGGATCTGGTTCACGTGGAGCAGGAAGAAGAATACCGCCGGTACGGCGAGCTGATCACCTCTCACCTGGCCCGGCTGAAAGCGGGGTCGACGGAAGCCCAGGTCGAAGACTACTTCAGCGGTGACCGGGAGGTAGTCTCCATTCCCATGAAGCCCAACCTGTCGCCGGCGGAGAACGCCCGGTGGTACTTCCGGCAGGCCCGAAAGGCCCGGGACGGCCGGAAGGCGGTGGCCCAACGCATCGCCCGGGCACGAAAACGCCTGGAGGAAGTCACGGGCATCCGCGAGAAGCTCGGTTGCGGTGACGACGAAGAAAGGCTGGAGAAAGCCCACCGGGCCTGCATCAGGCTGGATCTGGTCAAGGCACCCCGCGAAACCGGCACTTCGAAAACCGGCGCTTCGAAACGGCCGCGCAAGAAGGCCGGGCAGGACATCCATCCGAGGAGGTACCTCACCTCCAGTGGACACCTGCTGCTCGTCGGCCGCAACAGCCGGGAGAACGAAGCGCTGACGAAATCGGCGGCGCCGGACGACATCTGGCTGCACGCGCGGAACCTCGGCGGTTCCCACGTGATCCTGCGGCGGGAGGACAAGACCCAGATGCCGAGCAGGAAGACCCTCCACGAAGCGGCCTGCCTGGCGGCCTGGTACAGCAAGGGCCGGGGATCCACCACGGTGCCGGTGGACTACACGGAGCGCCGTTACGTACGGAAAATGAAAAACGGCAGCCCCGGACAGGTCGTGTTCACCCGCGAAAAAACGCTCTTCGTCGAACCCGGACTGGCACTCCGCCAGGCCGACACGCCGGGGACGGCCTGA